The following are encoded together in the Candidatus Bandiella woodruffii genome:
- a CDS encoding transposase — protein MSRAILYLSLANTLLRLFKCLLLQFMEDLSDRELERYLSDSVAAKWFCDFDLTEATPDYSVFSRIRSKIGTNLLSKIFAIFRDQLKSQGYMSEVFTFVDASHLISKANLWEERDEARKQKI, from the coding sequence GTGAGCAGGGCAATTTTATATCTATCTTTGGCTAACACTCTGTTACGTTTATTTAAATGCTTGTTGTTACAGTTTATGGAAGATTTGTCAGATCGTGAACTAGAAAGATATTTGAGTGACAGTGTTGCAGCCAAGTGGTTTTGTGATTTTGATTTAACCGAAGCCACACCTGATTATAGCGTTTTTAGTAGAATCCGCTCAAAGATAGGAACAAATTTGTTATCAAAAATCTTTGCCATTTTTAGAGATCAACTAAAATCTCAAGGATATATGAGCGAGGTATTTACTTTTGTTGATGCAAGTCACTTGATCTCCAAAGCTAATTTATGGGAAGAGCGGGATGAAGCCAGAAAACAAAAAATATGA
- the odhB gene encoding 2-oxoglutarate dehydrogenase complex dihydrolipoyllysine-residue succinyltransferase, protein MTINITVPSLGESVTEATIAKWHKKVGEQVNVDELLIELETDKITLEVNAPASGIITDIKAHEGDVIAIGDILGFMEKGAAVVASAQSAQENIKQNVQQAASTNVNEQVFSPAARKIASENNITQVPTTSGKDGRVTKGDVLAAIAVPATVSQAVQLEERIKMTRLRQTIAKRLKDSQNTAAILSTFNDVDMLAAINCRTVYQDAFKEKHGVKLGFMSFFVKAAVTALKEIPNINAQIDGDYIVYKNYYNIGVAVGTEQGLVVPVIRDADKMSHADIEKEITSLGKKAREGKLSMNDMQGGTFSITNGGIYGSLLSTPIINPPQSGILGMHNIVPRPVALNNEVVIRPMMYIALSYDHRIIDGSEAVTFLKRIKELVEVPEKILFGL, encoded by the coding sequence ATGACAATAAATATCACAGTACCATCGTTGGGCGAATCGGTTACTGAGGCAACAATTGCCAAATGGCATAAAAAGGTTGGTGAGCAAGTTAATGTCGATGAGCTCTTAATAGAGCTTGAGACAGACAAAATTACGCTTGAAGTTAATGCGCCGGCGTCTGGCATAATCACCGACATTAAAGCGCATGAGGGTGATGTTATTGCTATAGGTGATATACTGGGTTTTATGGAAAAAGGAGCGGCAGTTGTCGCATCTGCCCAGTCTGCACAAGAAAATATAAAACAAAATGTGCAGCAGGCTGCCTCTACTAATGTAAATGAGCAGGTTTTTTCTCCTGCAGCTCGAAAGATTGCATCTGAAAATAATATAACGCAAGTACCTACAACTTCAGGGAAGGATGGAAGAGTGACAAAAGGTGATGTTTTAGCAGCAATCGCAGTGCCTGCAACTGTTTCGCAAGCTGTGCAGTTGGAGGAGAGGATAAAGATGACAAGACTGCGCCAAACAATCGCAAAGAGATTGAAGGACTCTCAAAACACAGCTGCAATCCTGTCTACATTTAACGATGTTGATATGTTAGCTGCAATTAACTGCAGAACAGTATACCAAGATGCTTTTAAGGAAAAACATGGTGTGAAGCTTGGATTCATGTCTTTTTTTGTAAAAGCTGCAGTTACAGCTCTTAAAGAAATTCCTAATATCAATGCTCAAATTGATGGAGACTATATTGTATATAAGAATTACTACAACATAGGAGTCGCAGTTGGGACAGAACAAGGTTTGGTTGTGCCGGTGATTAGGGATGCTGACAAGATGAGCCATGCTGATATTGAAAAAGAAATTACAAGCCTTGGTAAAAAAGCAAGGGAAGGAAAGCTTTCAATGAATGATATGCAAGGTGGGACATTTAGCATTACAAATGGTGGTATTTATGGTTCTTTACTTTCCACCCCCATCATCAACCCTCCACAATCTGGGATATTGGGAATGCATAATATTGTCCCAAGACCTGTTGCGTTAAATAATGAGGTTGTAATTAGGCCAATGATGTATATTGCGCTTTCTTACGATCATAGGATTATAGATGGTAGCGAAGCGGTGACCTTCCTAAAAAGGATAAAAGAGCTGGTTGAAGTGCCAGAGAAAATTTTGTTTGGTTTGTAA
- the uvrB gene encoding excinuclease ABC subunit UvrB, with product MTKFLLKSNYSLSGDQARAVESLVSGINDNRQNQVLLGVTGSGKTFAMANVIQQCQKPALIMAHNKTLAAQLYEEMKGYFPDNAVEYFVSYYDYYQPEAYIAQTGTYIEKDAQINEQIDLLRHSATRALLERKDVIVVASVSCIYGLGAPELYLQMSFKLQKGQEYKRKEIMQKLVELQYKRMDLDFVRGGFRVRGESIDIFPSHYQDTAWRVTFFGDEVEKIYEFDYLTGEKTKSLKEITIFANSHYITPRPTLEQAIKLIKDELNETIKELNSEGKIVECHRITQRTNFDLEMIMETGSCKGIENYSRYLSGKNKGEPPPTLFEYIPKDALLFIDESHVTVSQIGGMYNGDRARKTTLVEHGFRLPSALDNRPLRYEEWDLMRPKTIFVSATPSIRELAYTNGEFVEQIIRPTGLLDPICEIRKCETQVDDLIGECKVTTKNSQRVLVTTLTKRMAEDLTDYLNEVGVKAVYMHSDIKTLERVEIIQELRKGKYDVLVGVNLLREGLDIPECSLVAILDADKEGFLRSETSLIQTIGRAARNSDGRVILYADKQTDSIKKALLETARRRKIQEQYNKEHGITPTTIKKQLMNSLSLAASDASENMIYDKEELSVEGVENNISKIEHEMLEAAKNLEFEKAAKLRDKLNRLKEDLLIIS from the coding sequence ATGACAAAATTCTTATTAAAAAGTAACTACAGCTTAAGTGGTGACCAAGCTCGGGCTGTTGAAAGTTTAGTATCGGGGATTAACGACAATAGGCAAAATCAAGTTTTATTAGGGGTAACTGGGTCTGGAAAAACTTTTGCAATGGCAAATGTCATACAACAATGCCAAAAGCCTGCACTGATTATGGCTCATAACAAAACTTTAGCGGCACAGCTTTATGAGGAAATGAAGGGGTATTTTCCAGATAATGCAGTCGAATATTTTGTTTCGTATTATGATTATTACCAGCCTGAAGCATATATAGCGCAAACAGGCACTTATATTGAAAAAGATGCTCAAATTAATGAACAAATAGACTTGCTTCGCCACTCAGCAACAAGGGCACTGCTTGAACGTAAAGATGTGATTGTTGTGGCGTCGGTTTCTTGTATATACGGGCTTGGAGCACCAGAGCTCTATTTACAGATGTCTTTTAAACTGCAAAAGGGGCAAGAATATAAACGTAAGGAAATAATGCAAAAATTGGTCGAACTCCAATACAAAAGGATGGACTTAGATTTTGTGCGTGGTGGTTTTAGAGTTAGAGGGGAAAGTATAGACATATTCCCCTCACATTATCAAGATACAGCTTGGAGGGTGACATTTTTTGGTGATGAAGTAGAGAAAATATATGAATTCGATTATTTAACTGGAGAAAAAACAAAGAGTCTTAAAGAGATCACAATATTTGCAAACAGTCATTATATAACGCCAAGGCCAACTCTAGAACAAGCAATTAAGCTCATTAAAGATGAATTAAATGAAACAATAAAGGAGCTCAATTCTGAGGGAAAAATTGTGGAATGCCATAGAATTACGCAACGAACAAACTTCGATTTGGAGATGATTATGGAAACAGGATCATGCAAAGGAATTGAGAATTATTCCAGGTACCTCTCGGGTAAAAACAAGGGGGAACCACCACCTACATTATTTGAGTATATTCCTAAAGATGCCTTGCTCTTCATTGACGAAAGCCACGTAACGGTATCGCAAATAGGGGGGATGTATAATGGAGATAGAGCTCGTAAAACAACACTTGTTGAACATGGATTCCGCTTGCCATCTGCGCTTGATAACAGACCATTAAGATATGAGGAATGGGATTTGATGCGCCCTAAAACTATTTTTGTTTCTGCGACGCCAAGTATCAGAGAGCTTGCCTATACAAATGGTGAGTTTGTGGAGCAAATTATAAGGCCAACAGGACTGCTAGATCCCATATGCGAGATCAGAAAGTGCGAAACGCAGGTGGATGATTTGATAGGAGAATGTAAAGTTACAACTAAAAACAGTCAAAGAGTACTGGTTACAACTCTTACCAAAAGGATGGCAGAGGATTTAACAGACTACTTGAATGAGGTGGGAGTTAAAGCTGTATATATGCACTCAGATATAAAAACTTTAGAGAGAGTAGAGATAATTCAAGAGCTGAGAAAGGGGAAATACGATGTCTTAGTTGGAGTAAATCTTTTAAGAGAAGGACTTGATATACCAGAGTGCTCTTTAGTTGCCATTTTAGATGCTGATAAAGAGGGATTTTTACGTTCAGAAACTTCTCTGATCCAAACAATTGGTCGCGCAGCAAGGAATAGTGACGGCAGGGTGATTTTATACGCAGATAAACAAACTGATTCAATTAAGAAAGCCCTTTTGGAAACGGCCAGGAGAAGAAAAATTCAAGAGCAGTATAACAAAGAGCATGGAATCACTCCAACCACAATCAAAAAGCAATTGATGAACTCCCTAAGTTTAGCAGCAAGTGATGCATCTGAAAATATGATATATGATAAGGAGGAGTTAAGCGTGGAGGGGGTGGAGAACAACATATCAAAAATTGAACATGAGATGCTAGAAGCAGCTAAGAATCTGGAGTTTGAGAAGGCAGCGAAATTACGTGATAAGTTAAACAGACTGAAAGAGGACTTATTAATTATCTCGTGA
- a CDS encoding 2-oxoglutarate dehydrogenase E1 component codes for MFDPLLFSQNVIFIEELYNKYLHDPQSVDESWRQYFSQVGEDNGDFTQYFIGPSWLKRKEKIVGYKEKTVSTQKEKFPPIPTSSDANLSFKVAKLIEAFRAYGHMAAKIDPLEVRESKLPLELEHTKYGIKKEDLEQIAYIDGAFGCNEMKINELYKTLLRTYSGRFGVEFIHMENLEEREWLRSKIENAAGIINFDKSKKVKILSSLIEVEMFEGYLHTKFPGAKRFSIEGAESNIIAIEEVIKTSAKNNVVEAVFGMAHRGRLSVLAKIMKKPYRALFSEFKGGIFIPDSLNLPGDVKYHLSASVDVEIEDKKIHLTLTPNPSHLELVNPVVSGRVRAKQDSIKDVDKKRVMGVLLHGDAAFSGQGSVMESLAISNVKAYNTGGAVHIVTNNQIGFTTTSDDGRSSRYCTDIAKMIAAPIFHVSGDDPEAVAYVSEIAAEYRLKFKKDVFIDVVGYRKYGHNESDEPMFTQPKMYSIIHQHKSPSEIYSERLLSLGEITKEEINQIKGKFKEFLDKEFEFSDTYKAEKADWLQGVWSGFDEFLTDKNSKVVTAVDKMQLKSLATVLSSVPNNFKANPKVERVLKNRKEMLDKEDGIDWGMGETLAYATLLQDGYNVRITGEDVERGTFSHRHAVVVDQENESKYAPLQNLGGSANFEIHNSILSELAVMGFEYGYSYSSPNTLVIWEAQYGDFANSAQMMIDQYVASGKDKWLRMNGLVLLLPHGYAGDGPEHSSARLERYLQLCANDNMTVANCTTPASIFHLLRRHMHRNYRSPLVIMTPKSLLRHKLAVSKLEDFAKNSCFNAVLSDDLQVSSVKKVIFCSGKVYYDLFEEREKRQRKDIALVRLEQLYPYPQEEITVQLKKYKGAKQIIWCQEEHKNMGAWSYIKLRFDETVRIEYVGRDESASPSAGYGKLHLKELNTFLNKAFE; via the coding sequence ATGTTTGATCCTCTTTTATTTTCGCAAAATGTAATATTTATAGAAGAGCTTTACAACAAATATCTGCATGATCCACAATCAGTAGATGAAAGTTGGAGGCAGTATTTTTCCCAAGTAGGGGAGGATAATGGAGATTTTACCCAATATTTTATAGGGCCGAGTTGGCTGAAGAGAAAGGAAAAAATTGTTGGTTATAAAGAAAAAACGGTTTCGACACAGAAGGAAAAATTTCCACCAATACCAACGTCATCAGATGCCAACCTGTCGTTTAAGGTTGCAAAGCTTATAGAAGCGTTTAGGGCATATGGACATATGGCTGCAAAGATAGATCCACTGGAGGTAAGAGAGAGTAAGCTTCCATTGGAATTAGAACATACCAAATATGGCATTAAAAAAGAGGATTTAGAACAAATTGCATACATTGATGGTGCGTTTGGATGTAACGAGATGAAAATAAATGAACTATACAAAACTCTTTTAAGAACTTACAGTGGCAGGTTTGGTGTGGAATTTATCCATATGGAGAATTTAGAGGAAAGGGAATGGCTGAGAAGCAAAATTGAAAATGCTGCAGGTATAATAAATTTTGACAAATCCAAAAAGGTAAAAATATTAAGCAGCCTGATTGAGGTCGAGATGTTTGAAGGATACCTGCATACCAAGTTTCCTGGAGCAAAAAGATTTTCGATTGAGGGAGCTGAGAGCAATATCATCGCGATTGAGGAGGTTATTAAGACATCAGCGAAGAATAACGTTGTAGAAGCCGTCTTTGGGATGGCGCATAGAGGAAGACTAAGCGTTCTTGCAAAAATTATGAAAAAGCCTTATAGGGCACTTTTCTCTGAATTTAAAGGGGGCATATTCATTCCTGATAGCCTAAATTTACCAGGCGATGTAAAGTATCATTTGAGTGCTTCGGTTGATGTGGAAATTGAAGATAAAAAAATTCATCTTACGCTTACCCCAAATCCATCGCATCTGGAATTGGTTAACCCGGTTGTATCAGGCAGAGTAAGAGCTAAGCAAGATAGTATAAAAGACGTGGATAAAAAACGGGTGATGGGTGTGCTTTTGCATGGTGATGCGGCGTTTTCTGGGCAAGGTTCTGTTATGGAATCATTAGCCATTAGTAATGTTAAGGCTTATAACACCGGGGGTGCGGTGCATATCGTTACCAACAACCAAATAGGTTTCACAACCACATCTGATGATGGAAGATCATCAAGATATTGTACAGACATAGCTAAGATGATTGCAGCACCAATCTTTCATGTCAGTGGTGATGATCCTGAGGCTGTGGCATATGTGAGTGAAATTGCTGCCGAGTATAGGTTGAAATTTAAAAAAGATGTTTTCATAGATGTTGTTGGTTACCGTAAATATGGGCATAATGAAAGTGATGAACCGATGTTCACTCAGCCCAAAATGTATAGCATTATTCACCAACATAAATCTCCCTCAGAAATTTATTCAGAAAGATTACTGAGTTTGGGAGAAATTACGAAAGAAGAAATAAACCAGATAAAGGGCAAATTCAAGGAGTTTTTAGATAAAGAGTTTGAGTTTTCCGACACCTATAAAGCAGAAAAAGCTGATTGGTTACAAGGTGTGTGGAGTGGATTTGACGAATTTCTGACTGATAAGAATAGCAAAGTGGTGACAGCTGTTGACAAAATGCAATTAAAGAGCTTGGCAACAGTATTGAGCTCTGTTCCTAACAACTTCAAAGCAAATCCTAAAGTGGAACGTGTCTTGAAAAATAGAAAGGAAATGCTAGACAAAGAAGATGGGATAGACTGGGGCATGGGAGAGACTTTAGCCTATGCTACTCTGCTGCAAGATGGGTATAATGTTAGGATTACAGGTGAAGATGTTGAAAGAGGCACTTTCTCGCATCGTCATGCTGTAGTGGTTGATCAAGAGAACGAATCCAAGTATGCACCACTTCAAAACCTTGGGGGAAGTGCAAACTTTGAAATACACAACAGCATTCTTTCTGAGTTGGCTGTGATGGGGTTTGAATATGGTTACAGTTATTCTAGTCCCAATACCTTAGTGATTTGGGAAGCACAGTATGGGGATTTTGCAAACAGTGCCCAAATGATGATAGATCAATATGTAGCATCGGGGAAGGATAAATGGTTGCGGATGAACGGGCTTGTTTTGTTATTGCCGCACGGATATGCAGGCGACGGGCCAGAACACAGTTCCGCAAGGCTTGAGAGATATCTTCAGCTGTGTGCCAATGATAATATGACGGTTGCAAATTGCACAACACCAGCTTCCATTTTTCACCTATTAAGAAGGCACATGCACAGGAATTATCGGAGTCCATTAGTTATCATGACACCTAAATCTTTATTGAGGCATAAGTTGGCCGTATCTAAGTTGGAGGATTTTGCAAAGAATAGCTGTTTTAATGCTGTGTTAAGCGACGATCTCCAAGTCAGCAGTGTGAAGAAAGTGATATTCTGTAGTGGGAAAGTATATTATGACTTATTTGAGGAAAGAGAAAAGCGTCAAAGAAAAGATATCGCATTGGTAAGGCTTGAACAGCTGTATCCATACCCCCAAGAGGAGATAACTGTACAGTTAAAGAAATATAAAGGGGCAAAGCAAATCATTTGGTGCCAGGAAGAGCACAAAAATATGGGAGCATGGAGCTACATAAAGTTGAGATTTGATGAAACGGTGAGGATTGAGTATGTTGGAAGGGATGAGTCTGCATCGCCCTCAGCTGGGTATGGAAAACTCCACCTTAAGGAATTGAACACATTTTTAAACAAAGCATTTGAATAA
- a CDS encoding IS1 family transposase has translation MWKAYSRELKRVVAWVVGKRNVTTFRKLWKIISRDNCSYYTDDWSVYSEVIPRHQHVVGKQHTLSIESNNSNTRHRIARMTRKTKVVSKSEEVVDLTIKLWLHFEDNNNFLSEQGNFISIFG, from the coding sequence ATATGGAAAGCCTATAGTAGGGAGCTCAAGAGAGTTGTTGCCTGGGTGGTTGGTAAGCGTAACGTTACAACCTTTAGAAAATTGTGGAAAATCATAAGTAGAGATAATTGCAGTTATTACACAGACGATTGGTCTGTTTATTCAGAGGTTATACCTCGCCATCAACATGTTGTTGGCAAACAACATACACTCTCAATTGAGTCCAATAACTCAAACACAAGGCACAGAATTGCAAGAATGACCAGAAAAACAAAGGTAGTTTCAAAATCTGAAGAAGTTGTCGATCTTACGATTAAGCTCTGGCTACATTTTGAGGATAACAATAATTTCCTAAGTGAGCAGGGCAATTTTATATCTATCTTTGGCTAA
- the lpdA gene encoding dihydrolipoyl dehydrogenase, whose product MEKYDVLVIGGGPGGYVAAIKAAQLGKKVACVDNKKFLGGTCLNVGCIPSKSLLHSTHQYHQAKHDFIRHGIEFKELNFSLDKMMKNKQDTLEGLGNGIAGLFKKNKIIYYNGFASFNSIGKEVVVNLNNGEKKTISAESIIIATGSTPIMLPNILVDEEKIITSDGALSLKTVPNKMIIIGAGVIGLELGSVWSRLGAKVEIVEFADNILPGFDNDIRKEAKKLFEKQGLAFRVSSKVIKAEVIGKKVNIEIEAVQNGVVEKIDADVVLVAIGRKANTKGLGLENIGINLDERGRVSVNNKFSTNVTGIYAIGDVIAGPMLAHKASDEGVAVAEIINGQHGHVNYNTVPGVVYTHPEIAVVGKTEDELKQNKVPYKVGKFPFLANSRARTSNETDGFVKIVACANTDEVLGAHIIGASAGELIAEIVLAMEFKASSEDIARICNPHPSLNEAIKEAALATYFKPIHF is encoded by the coding sequence ATGGAAAAATATGATGTTCTAGTGATAGGTGGTGGTCCTGGTGGTTATGTGGCTGCAATTAAAGCTGCACAGCTTGGAAAAAAGGTTGCATGTGTGGACAATAAAAAGTTTTTGGGTGGAACATGCTTAAATGTTGGGTGTATTCCATCTAAATCTCTGCTTCACTCAACACATCAATATCATCAAGCCAAGCATGATTTTATAAGGCATGGGATAGAGTTTAAGGAGCTTAACTTCTCCTTGGATAAGATGATGAAAAATAAGCAAGACACACTGGAAGGGTTGGGCAATGGTATTGCCGGATTATTTAAAAAGAATAAAATCATCTATTATAACGGTTTTGCAAGTTTTAATTCCATAGGCAAAGAAGTTGTAGTTAATTTAAATAACGGAGAAAAGAAGACGATTTCAGCAGAGAGCATAATTATTGCAACCGGTTCAACCCCAATCATGTTACCTAATATCTTGGTGGATGAGGAAAAAATCATTACTTCAGATGGAGCACTGTCACTTAAAACAGTCCCCAACAAAATGATTATAATAGGGGCTGGTGTTATAGGTCTTGAGCTTGGTTCTGTATGGTCTAGATTGGGGGCTAAGGTTGAGATAGTGGAATTTGCAGACAACATCTTGCCGGGTTTTGATAATGATATCAGGAAAGAAGCAAAAAAACTTTTCGAGAAACAAGGGTTGGCTTTTAGAGTTTCATCTAAGGTAATCAAAGCAGAAGTAATCGGCAAAAAAGTTAATATTGAAATAGAAGCTGTGCAAAATGGTGTGGTCGAGAAAATAGATGCTGATGTTGTTTTGGTTGCAATTGGCAGAAAAGCAAATACTAAAGGCTTAGGGCTTGAAAATATTGGTATAAATTTGGATGAGAGAGGTAGAGTTTCGGTAAACAACAAATTTTCAACCAATGTTACAGGGATTTATGCCATTGGAGATGTGATTGCTGGACCAATGCTTGCCCATAAGGCTTCTGATGAAGGAGTTGCAGTTGCAGAAATCATTAATGGCCAGCATGGTCATGTGAATTACAACACAGTGCCAGGAGTTGTATATACACACCCTGAAATTGCGGTTGTCGGTAAGACAGAAGATGAACTCAAACAAAATAAAGTCCCATATAAAGTTGGGAAGTTCCCATTCCTTGCGAACAGCAGAGCGCGGACTTCTAATGAAACAGATGGGTTCGTTAAGATTGTAGCATGCGCCAATACGGATGAAGTATTGGGGGCACACATCATAGGGGCTTCAGCCGGAGAATTGATAGCAGAGATTGTGTTGGCAATGGAGTTTAAGGCATCATCCGAAGACATAGCCCGAATTTGCAACCCACATCCAAGTTTGAATGAAGCGATTAAGGAAGCTGCACTTGCGACCTACTTTAAGCCTATTCATTTTTAA
- a CDS encoding transposase — protein MDYRIKKRKMSSAHQIIMVCLDQLVGSEHQYRKFKELFNFGAAEQELKGIESPANYKGYGVLRLFKCLLLQFMEDLSDRELERYLSDSVAAKWFCDFDLTEATPDYSVFSRIRSKIGTNLLSKIFAIFRDQLKSQGYMSEVFTFVDASHLISKANLWEERDEARKQKYEKLNNEVLPKVAHDKQAKIGCKGGSKFWYGYKKNM, from the coding sequence GTGGATTACAGAATAAAGAAGAGAAAAATGTCATCAGCGCATCAAATAATAATGGTATGTTTGGATCAATTGGTTGGTAGTGAGCATCAATATCGCAAATTTAAGGAGCTGTTTAATTTTGGGGCAGCAGAGCAAGAGCTGAAGGGAATTGAATCTCCTGCTAATTATAAGGGATATGGTGTTTTACGTTTATTTAAATGCTTGTTGTTACAGTTTATGGAAGATTTGTCAGATCGTGAACTAGAAAGATATTTGAGTGACAGTGTTGCAGCCAAGTGGTTTTGTGATTTTGATTTAACCGAAGCCACACCTGATTATAGCGTTTTTAGTAGAATCCGCTCAAAGATAGGAACAAATTTGTTATCAAAAATCTTTGCCATTTTTAGAGATCAACTAAAATCTCAAGGATATATGAGCGAGGTATTTACTTTTGTTGATGCAAGTCACTTGATCTCCAAAGCTAATTTATGGGAAGAGCGGGATGAAGCCAGAAAACAAAAATATGAAAAACTTAACAACGAAGTCTTGCCTAAAGTCGCACATGATAAACAAGCCAAAATAGGGTGCAAGGGTGGTAGTAAATTTTGGTATGGCTATAAGAAAAACATGTAA
- a CDS encoding IS1 family transposase produces MWTAVDRDRFKTVAFKVGSGDKENYVDLARELGEKYQIRYMCTDGYEVYCHYKIAQIHLQTKSETCLVESFNSSLRDMLARLNRKTKRFSKCSEMLRLSLVLFFNKALALSIYL; encoded by the coding sequence ATATGGACTGCTGTCGATAGGGACAGATTCAAAACTGTTGCGTTTAAAGTAGGTTCAGGTGATAAAGAAAATTACGTAGATTTAGCTCGTGAGCTAGGAGAAAAATACCAAATTCGTTATATGTGTACAGATGGGTATGAGGTCTATTGTCATTATAAAATTGCTCAAATACATCTGCAGACAAAGTCTGAAACTTGTTTGGTTGAGAGCTTCAATTCCTCCTTAAGGGATATGCTTGCTAGATTAAATCGCAAGACTAAACGCTTTAGCAAGTGTTCTGAAATGCTAAGATTATCCCTTGTTTTATTTTTTAACAAAGCTTTAGCTCTTTCTATCTATTTATGA
- a CDS encoding EAL domain-containing protein, with protein sequence METNRVVLQYQPIVNSTTGEHEFYECLLRIVDNRGYKLSASPHIQAAEDYGVIRTVDKFVLTKAVELLERDEDIKLHVNISGATITDTEWVEFVKRLFYKKDFFGRLTFEITESSIIKNFKEASFLIRELNELGCGISIDDFGSGYNSYVQLKNINATSVKIGGEYIRDIMDNRNNMLFVKVLIELAKNLRLKTIAEYVDNERVITLLKELGVDYFQGSLFTR encoded by the coding sequence ATGGAAACAAACAGAGTGGTACTGCAATATCAACCAATAGTCAATAGTACGACAGGTGAGCATGAGTTTTATGAATGCTTACTAAGAATAGTAGACAATCGTGGATATAAACTATCCGCTTCCCCCCATATTCAGGCAGCCGAAGATTATGGTGTGATACGTACTGTGGATAAATTTGTTTTAACTAAGGCCGTCGAACTATTGGAAAGAGATGAGGACATAAAACTTCATGTTAACATCTCTGGTGCTACAATTACAGACACTGAATGGGTTGAATTTGTTAAAAGACTGTTTTATAAAAAAGACTTTTTTGGTCGTTTGACTTTTGAAATTACAGAAAGTTCAATTATCAAAAATTTCAAAGAAGCTAGTTTTCTAATTAGGGAACTTAATGAATTAGGGTGTGGTATATCCATAGATGACTTTGGGTCAGGTTACAACTCTTATGTGCAGCTTAAAAACATAAATGCCACCAGCGTGAAAATAGGTGGTGAATATATCAGAGATATTATGGATAACAGAAATAATATGCTATTTGTTAAAGTTTTAATAGAATTGGCTAAAAACTTAAGGCTTAAGACGATTGCAGAGTATGTCGATAATGAAAGAGTTATAACCCTATTAAAGGAACTGGGAGTTGATTATTTTCAAGGTTCTCTGTTTACTAGATAA
- the folK gene encoding 2-amino-4-hydroxy-6-hydroxymethyldihydropteridine diphosphokinase produces MYYVIGIGSNLGDKALNINNAIKLLAQVSEVVKVSSVYKSKALLKPNSPVSWNKGFLNLAVLLNYPHAPITLFKVLQTIEQLMGRKKHPRPWAPRIIDLDILIADNLIIQEETLQIPHKELLNRDFALIPAAEVAPDFIHPFAHKSLRELSLILKPAPKNPK; encoded by the coding sequence ATGTATTATGTTATAGGAATTGGTAGTAATTTAGGCGATAAAGCTCTTAATATAAACAATGCAATTAAGTTGCTTGCCCAAGTGTCTGAGGTTGTAAAAGTATCAAGTGTATACAAATCCAAAGCATTACTAAAGCCAAACTCTCCTGTCAGTTGGAACAAAGGCTTTTTGAATCTGGCAGTTCTACTAAACTACCCTCATGCGCCCATTACTTTATTTAAAGTTTTACAAACAATTGAGCAGCTAATGGGGAGGAAGAAACACCCAAGACCATGGGCTCCAAGAATAATTGACCTGGACATTTTAATTGCAGACAACCTTATCATTCAAGAAGAAACATTGCAGATACCTCATAAAGAGCTGTTAAACAGAGATTTTGCACTTATTCCAGCTGCTGAAGTTGCTCCAGATTTTATCCATCCTTTTGCACATAAAAGCTTGAGAGAACTTAGCTTGATACTAAAACCTGCACCTAAAAATCCAAAGTGA
- a CDS encoding transposase, translated as MINKVAITPANVTDAKGVAHVLPNSGAVYADKGYCVAPAKNAAKSRGIHFCAIKKNNMKQKNFDLDRYYTSIRAPFERVFSQDNKRLRYIGIAKNQFAEFMNAICFNLKRLTVLTA; from the coding sequence ATGATCAACAAGGTTGCTATAACGCCTGCTAATGTTACCGATGCAAAGGGAGTTGCGCATGTTTTACCAAATAGTGGAGCAGTTTATGCTGACAAAGGGTATTGTGTTGCACCAGCAAAGAATGCAGCTAAAAGCAGAGGTATTCATTTTTGCGCCATCAAGAAAAACAATATGAAGCAAAAGAATTTTGACCTTGATCGATACTATACTTCCATAAGGGCTCCGTTTGAGAGGGTGTTTTCTCAAGATAATAAACGATTGCGATACATAGGAATTGCCAAAAATCAGTTTGCTGAATTTATGAATGCTATCTGCTTTAATTTAAAACGTTTAACGGTTCTTACTGCCTAA